The proteins below come from a single Streptomyces sp. B3I8 genomic window:
- a CDS encoding aldo/keto reductase — protein sequence MEYTQLGRTGLKVARLVLGTMNFGPQTGEADSHAIMDAALDAGINLFDTANVYGWGADKGRTETIIGNWFAKGGGRREKTVLATKVYGDMTLDDRPVWPNHDKLSAVNIRRAVEASLKRLQTDHIDLYQFHHVDRNTPFEEIWQAMDVLVQQGKVLYVGSSNFAGYKIAQANEIAARRGSYGLVSEQCLYNLAERRAEMEVVPAAREYGLGVIPWSPLHGGLLGGVLKKQAESGRRAGGRAAETLADPAGRARIQAYEDLLDKHGLAPGEVALAWLLTRPGVTGPIVGPRTGEQLESALRAVELELSEELLASLDEIFPGPGPSPEAFAW from the coding sequence ATGGAATACACGCAGCTCGGACGCACCGGACTCAAGGTCGCTCGGCTGGTCCTCGGGACCATGAACTTCGGTCCGCAGACCGGCGAGGCCGACAGCCACGCGATCATGGACGCGGCGCTGGACGCCGGCATCAACCTCTTCGACACCGCCAACGTCTACGGCTGGGGCGCGGACAAGGGCCGGACGGAGACCATCATCGGCAACTGGTTCGCCAAGGGCGGCGGCCGGCGCGAGAAGACCGTCCTCGCCACCAAGGTGTACGGCGACATGACGCTCGACGACCGCCCGGTCTGGCCCAACCACGACAAGCTCTCCGCGGTCAACATCCGGCGGGCCGTGGAGGCCTCGCTGAAGCGGCTACAGACGGACCACATCGACCTCTACCAGTTCCACCACGTCGACCGGAACACCCCGTTCGAGGAGATCTGGCAGGCGATGGACGTCCTGGTGCAGCAGGGCAAGGTCCTCTACGTCGGATCGAGCAACTTCGCCGGGTACAAGATCGCCCAGGCCAACGAGATCGCCGCCCGCCGCGGGTCCTACGGCCTGGTCAGCGAGCAGTGTCTGTACAACCTCGCCGAGCGGCGCGCCGAGATGGAGGTCGTTCCGGCCGCGCGGGAGTACGGGCTCGGCGTCATCCCCTGGTCCCCGCTGCACGGCGGGCTGCTGGGCGGGGTGCTGAAGAAGCAGGCGGAGAGCGGGCGCCGGGCCGGCGGCCGGGCCGCCGAGACCCTGGCCGACCCCGCCGGGCGGGCACGGATCCAGGCCTACGAGGACCTGCTCGACAAGCACGGGCTGGCCCCGGGCGAGGTGGCGCTGGCCTGGCTGCTGACCCGGCCGGGGGTGACCGGCCCGATCGTCGGACCGCGCACGGGCGAGCAGCTGGAGTCCGCGCTGCGGGCGGTGGAGCTGGAGCTGAGCGAGGAACTGCTGGCGTCGCTGGACGAGATCTTCCCGGGCCCGGGGCCGTCTCCGGAGGCGTTCGCCTGGTGA
- a CDS encoding MarR family winged helix-turn-helix transcriptional regulator yields the protein MPDLTHGDDAAAVSALRSSVMRLSRRLKHQRVDESLSPTEMSVLGTLAVCGSATPGELARKEHVQPPSMTRIVALLETKGLVSLEPHPEDRRQKVVRPTERATVMLAESRRRRNAFLAHLIEGLDEDEWARLRAAAPVLEKLAHL from the coding sequence ATGCCTGACCTCACCCATGGCGACGATGCCGCCGCCGTGAGCGCTTTGCGCTCGTCCGTGATGCGCCTGTCGCGTCGACTCAAGCACCAGCGGGTCGACGAGTCGCTGAGCCCCACCGAGATGTCGGTGCTCGGCACCCTGGCGGTGTGCGGTTCGGCCACCCCGGGTGAGCTGGCCCGCAAGGAGCACGTCCAGCCGCCGTCGATGACCCGCATCGTCGCCCTCCTCGAGACCAAGGGTCTGGTGAGCCTGGAGCCGCACCCCGAGGACCGTCGGCAGAAGGTCGTCAGGCCGACCGAGCGGGCCACCGTCATGCTCGCGGAGAGCCGGCGCCGGCGGAACGCGTTCCTCGCCCACCTGATCGAGGGCCTCGACGAGGACGAGTGGGCGAGACTCCGCGCCGCCGCCCCCGTCCTGGAGAAGCTCGCGCACCTGTGA
- a CDS encoding cellulase family glycosylhydrolase: MFRSLRRALRTAATVLLLPMALGLTATTTASAAHAAEDTTATPAAAAAGAGYWHTRGRRILDAAGEPVRIAGINWFGFETTNLVVHGLWSRDYRSMIDQMRSLGYNTLRIPYSDDIFKSGATPLSIDFSEGKNTDLQGLSSLQVLDRIVAYAGQDGLKVILDRHRPDSAGQSALWYTSSVPESTWIADLKAMAARYKGQDTVIGIDLHNEPHDPACWGCGDQATDWRLAAERAGDAVLSVNPDLLIFVEGVQTVNGVSGWWGGNLMGAGQYPVRLDVANRLVYSAHDYATSVAQQSWFSDPSFPANMPGVWDKYWGYLFKQDIAPVWVGEFGTTLQSTTDQKWLAALVDYLRPTATYGGDSFQWTFWSWNPNSGDTGGILKDDWTSVDTVKDGYLASVKAPGFPPAGSGDDGGDDGGGTPATSCAATYTVTDDWGGGFNAQVTVKNTGTTALKSWRITWTWPGSQKITNIWNATYTQSGATVTATNAAHNGTVAAGGSTSFGFGGAPGGGTAPSVSCSGT, translated from the coding sequence ATGTTCCGCAGCTTGCGAAGAGCGCTCCGCACCGCCGCGACGGTGCTCCTGTTGCCCATGGCCCTCGGCCTGACGGCGACGACCACCGCCTCCGCCGCGCACGCGGCCGAGGACACGACCGCCACCCCCGCGGCGGCCGCCGCCGGAGCGGGCTACTGGCACACCCGTGGACGCCGGATCCTGGACGCGGCGGGCGAGCCCGTCCGGATCGCGGGCATCAACTGGTTCGGCTTCGAGACCACCAACCTCGTCGTCCACGGCCTGTGGTCCCGTGACTACAGGAGCATGATCGACCAGATGAGGTCGCTGGGGTACAACACCCTCCGCATCCCCTACAGCGACGACATCTTCAAGAGCGGCGCCACGCCCCTGAGCATCGACTTCTCCGAGGGCAAGAACACCGACCTCCAGGGCCTGAGCTCGCTCCAGGTGCTGGACAGGATCGTGGCGTACGCCGGGCAGGACGGCCTGAAGGTCATCCTCGACCGGCACCGTCCGGACTCGGCGGGCCAGTCGGCGCTCTGGTACACCTCGTCCGTCCCCGAGTCGACATGGATCGCCGACCTGAAGGCGATGGCCGCGCGGTACAAGGGCCAGGACACCGTGATCGGCATCGACCTGCACAACGAGCCCCACGATCCCGCCTGCTGGGGCTGCGGCGACCAGGCCACCGACTGGCGGCTCGCCGCCGAGCGGGCCGGCGACGCGGTGCTGTCCGTCAACCCGGACCTGCTGATCTTCGTCGAGGGCGTGCAGACGGTGAACGGCGTCTCCGGCTGGTGGGGCGGCAACCTGATGGGCGCCGGGCAGTACCCGGTACGGCTCGACGTGGCGAACCGGCTCGTGTACTCGGCCCACGACTACGCCACGAGCGTCGCCCAGCAGAGCTGGTTCAGCGACCCGTCGTTCCCGGCCAACATGCCGGGCGTCTGGGACAAGTACTGGGGCTACCTCTTCAAGCAGGACATCGCCCCGGTGTGGGTGGGCGAGTTCGGCACCACGCTGCAGTCGACGACGGACCAGAAGTGGCTGGCGGCCCTGGTGGACTACCTGCGCCCGACGGCGACGTACGGCGGCGACAGCTTCCAGTGGACGTTCTGGTCGTGGAACCCCAACTCCGGTGACACCGGCGGCATCCTCAAGGACGACTGGACAAGCGTCGACACGGTGAAGGACGGCTACCTGGCGAGCGTGAAGGCGCCGGGCTTCCCGCCGGCCGGGAGCGGCGACGACGGGGGCGACGACGGCGGCGGGACCCCCGCCACGTCCTGCGCCGCCACGTACACCGTCACCGACGACTGGGGCGGCGGCTTCAACGCCCAGGTGACGGTGAAGAACACCGGCACGACGGCGCTGAAGTCGTGGCGGATCACGTGGACGTGGCCCGGCTCGCAGAAGATCACGAACATCTGGAACGCGACGTACACCCAGTCCGGCGCGACGGTCACCGCGACGAACGCGGCCCACAACGGCACGGTCGCCGCGGGCGGTTCGACGAGCTTCGGCTTCGGCGGAGCACCGGGCGGCGGCACCGCGCCGAGCGTGAGCTGCTCGGGGACGTAG
- a CDS encoding WD40 repeat domain-containing protein gives MRRPFALLAGALLVGALAAPAASASPAADGDASFRIKDPRITESSGLAASHLHKGVYWTHNDSDDGPYLYAVDSATGRTLARITLSGIGTPRDVEAVSIGPDGRIYVGDIGDNLGGTWPYVWIYALPEPKKLVDRTVRATQYVVKYSDGARDAESMVVDPKDGRVYIVDKKEDGGHLYEGPARLSSSGSNIFKPVAAVDLWATDAALSPDGEQLAVRGYFGGVLYDWEGGGRIKRAGRLNVPLQGQGESVTYSADGTKLMFGSEGADSPVTAQDAPGKGASSSSSGSGSGSGSAPGDDGPVSGRNLKVGAGALIVLALGFFGLRRRRGRQ, from the coding sequence ATGCGCCGACCGTTCGCCCTCCTCGCCGGGGCCCTGCTCGTGGGTGCCCTCGCCGCGCCCGCCGCCTCCGCCTCGCCCGCCGCGGACGGCGACGCGAGTTTCCGGATCAAGGACCCGCGCATCACCGAGTCCAGCGGCCTCGCCGCCTCGCACCTGCACAAGGGCGTCTACTGGACCCACAACGACAGCGACGACGGGCCGTACCTCTACGCCGTCGACAGCGCGACGGGCCGCACCCTCGCCCGGATCACGCTCAGCGGCATCGGCACCCCGCGTGACGTCGAGGCCGTCTCGATCGGGCCGGACGGCCGGATCTACGTCGGCGACATCGGCGACAACCTCGGCGGGACCTGGCCCTACGTGTGGATCTACGCGCTGCCGGAGCCGAAGAAGCTCGTGGACCGGACCGTGCGGGCCACGCAGTACGTCGTGAAGTACTCCGACGGGGCGCGGGACGCCGAGTCGATGGTGGTGGACCCCAAGGACGGGCGCGTCTACATCGTCGACAAGAAGGAGGACGGCGGCCATCTGTACGAGGGGCCGGCCAGGTTGTCGTCCTCGGGGAGCAACATCTTCAAGCCGGTCGCGGCCGTCGACCTGTGGGCCACCGACGCCGCCCTCTCCCCGGACGGCGAACAGCTCGCCGTGCGCGGGTACTTCGGCGGCGTGCTCTACGACTGGGAGGGCGGCGGGCGGATCAAGCGGGCCGGCCGGCTGAACGTGCCGCTGCAGGGCCAGGGCGAGTCGGTCACGTACAGCGCCGACGGCACGAAGCTGATGTTCGGCTCGGAGGGCGCCGACAGCCCGGTCACGGCGCAGGACGCGCCGGGGAAGGGGGCCTCGTCCTCGTCGTCCGGGAGCGGCAGTGGGAGCGGGTCGGCGCCGGGTGACGACGGTCCCGTGAGCGGCCGGAACCTGAAGGTGGGCGCCGGTGCCCTGATCGTTCTGGCGCTCGGCTTCTTCGGGCTGCGCCGGCGGCGCGGGCGGCAGTGA
- a CDS encoding MFS transporter produces MFSSLRIRNYRLFFIGQVVSNTGTWMQRIAQDWLVLSLTGSSTAVGVTTALQFLPMLLFGLYGGVLVDRLPKRPTLLFTQSAMGVAGLVLAVLTLSGHVQVWHVYVVAFAVGLATVMDNPARQTFVPEMVGPDQLQNAISLNSANFQSARLVGPAVAGVLITGVGTGWAFLFNGVSFLAPIAGLLLVRSRELHEIRRAPRGKGQLREGLRYVAGRPELVWPIVLVGFIGTFGFNFPVWLSAYADDIFHAGAGAYSLFNTLMAVGSLIGALLAARRGTARLRVLLAAALGFGTLEVVASVAPELWLFALFMVPIGIFGMTVNVTANTSVQMTTDPAMRGRVMSLFMMVFMGGTPVGAPLVGWATDTFGARVGFAAGGLVSLAAAATVAVTLLRVGNQRVRVTWQGGPRVRLCPRGAAV; encoded by the coding sequence ATGTTCAGCTCGCTGCGCATCCGCAACTACCGCCTGTTCTTCATCGGCCAGGTCGTCTCCAACACCGGCACCTGGATGCAGCGCATCGCCCAGGACTGGCTGGTGCTGAGCCTCACCGGCTCCTCCACCGCCGTCGGCGTGACCACGGCCCTGCAGTTCCTGCCGATGCTGCTGTTCGGCCTGTACGGCGGTGTCCTCGTCGACCGGCTGCCCAAGCGGCCCACGCTGCTGTTCACCCAGTCCGCGATGGGCGTCGCCGGCCTGGTCCTGGCCGTGCTCACGCTCTCCGGCCACGTCCAGGTGTGGCACGTGTACGTGGTCGCCTTCGCCGTCGGACTCGCCACGGTCATGGACAACCCGGCGCGGCAGACCTTCGTGCCCGAGATGGTCGGACCGGACCAGCTCCAGAACGCCATCAGCCTCAACTCCGCCAACTTCCAGTCCGCCCGGCTGGTCGGCCCGGCCGTCGCCGGTGTGCTGATCACCGGGGTCGGCACGGGCTGGGCGTTCCTGTTCAACGGCGTCTCCTTCCTCGCCCCGATCGCCGGCCTGCTCCTCGTGCGCTCCCGCGAGCTGCACGAGATCCGGCGCGCGCCGCGCGGCAAGGGCCAGCTCCGAGAGGGGCTGCGGTACGTCGCCGGACGGCCCGAACTGGTCTGGCCCATCGTGCTGGTCGGCTTCATCGGCACCTTCGGCTTCAACTTCCCGGTCTGGCTCTCCGCCTACGCCGACGACATCTTCCACGCGGGCGCCGGCGCGTACAGCCTGTTCAACACGCTGATGGCGGTCGGCTCGCTGATCGGCGCGCTGCTCGCGGCCCGGCGCGGCACGGCCCGGCTGCGGGTGCTGCTCGCGGCGGCCCTCGGCTTCGGCACACTGGAGGTGGTGGCCTCGGTCGCCCCCGAGCTGTGGCTGTTCGCCCTGTTCATGGTGCCGATCGGCATCTTCGGCATGACGGTGAACGTCACCGCGAACACGTCCGTGCAGATGACCACCGACCCCGCGATGCGGGGCCGGGTGATGTCCCTGTTCATGATGGTCTTCATGGGCGGTACGCCGGTGGGCGCGCCCCTGGTCGGCTGGGCCACCGACACCTTCGGCGCGCGCGTCGGCTTCGCGGCCGGTGGCCTCGTCTCGCTGGCGGCGGCGGCCACGGTGGCCGTCACTCTGCTCCGGGTCGGCAACCAGCGGGTGCGGGTGACGTGGCAGGGCGGACCGCGGGTGCGGCTGTGCCCGCGCGGCGCGGCGGTCTGA
- a CDS encoding ribbon-helix-helix protein, CopG family has translation MGTSVLSLRMDGELLDRLRRRAAKRGMSVQDYVVRTLVRDDFDERFQDAVERTEEFYGDDGEPAAVGSP, from the coding sequence ATGGGGACCAGCGTGCTCAGCCTGCGCATGGACGGGGAACTGCTCGACCGGCTACGGCGCCGGGCGGCCAAAAGAGGAATGAGCGTCCAGGACTACGTGGTCCGGACGCTCGTTCGTGACGACTTCGACGAGCGATTCCAGGACGCCGTCGAGAGGACGGAGGAGTTCTACGGCGACGACGGGGAGCCGGCCGCGGTCGGCTCCCCGTAG
- a CDS encoding SGNH/GDSL hydrolase family protein, with protein sequence MLRFMPVGDSMTIGSAGEHTWRYRLWQHLRTTYGGPFALVGPREALYDKALDAPVSYEYADPDFPRAHLAGWGEGWQHLAPLIGDAVRASGADVLLVSLGLIDLGFYTDAEQTAENTVRFVTRAREARPGVRMVLLPVIPNVRATTDALFAAEVARFNELLAKTVADLDEPGSPLLLASVPESYDIALDTYDGTHPNASGEHKLAAAFAGAMHQAWGWGGEYTARV encoded by the coding sequence ATGCTCAGGTTCATGCCCGTCGGCGATTCCATGACCATCGGCAGCGCGGGCGAGCACACCTGGCGCTACCGGCTGTGGCAGCATCTGCGCACCACCTACGGCGGCCCGTTCGCGCTGGTCGGACCACGCGAGGCGCTCTACGACAAGGCGCTGGACGCACCCGTCTCGTACGAGTACGCCGACCCCGACTTCCCCCGCGCCCACCTGGCCGGCTGGGGCGAGGGCTGGCAGCACCTGGCCCCGCTGATAGGGGACGCGGTGCGCGCGAGCGGGGCGGACGTGCTGCTCGTCTCCCTCGGCCTGATCGATCTGGGCTTCTACACCGATGCCGAGCAGACGGCGGAGAACACGGTGCGGTTCGTGACCCGGGCGCGGGAGGCCCGGCCCGGGGTGCGGATGGTGCTGCTGCCGGTGATACCCAACGTCCGCGCCACGACCGACGCGCTCTTCGCGGCGGAGGTCGCCCGCTTCAACGAGCTGCTCGCCAAGACCGTCGCCGACCTCGACGAGCCCGGCTCCCCGCTCCTCCTCGCCTCCGTCCCCGAGTCCTACGACATCGCTCTCGACACCTACGACGGCACCCACCCCAACGCCTCCGGCGAGCACAAGCTGGCGGCGGCGTTCGCGGGGGCGATGCATCAGGCCTGGGGCTGGGGCGGCGAGTACACCGCCAGGGTCTGA
- a CDS encoding SDR family NAD(P)-dependent oxidoreductase → MPGVLQEKVAVITGGTSGIGLAVAHRFVREGARVFVTGRDTDRLEAAVGEIGPAATGVRADVSVLADLDALYERVREEAGRVDVLVANAGVAADASLGAHTEANVDLTLAVNIKGTLFTVQKALPLLTENASVLVIGSSNSARPNENLEVYSASKAALTNLVHNWARRSRERRFRVNLLSPGPTRTPALLGAVGAEADRFAEATVPLGRLADPAEIAEAALFLASDAASFVTGAELFADGGYTRA, encoded by the coding sequence ATGCCGGGCGTGCTGCAGGAGAAGGTCGCCGTGATCACCGGAGGGACCAGCGGGATCGGGCTGGCCGTCGCCCACCGCTTCGTCCGGGAGGGCGCACGCGTCTTCGTGACCGGCCGGGACACCGACCGCCTCGAAGCCGCGGTCGGGGAGATCGGCCCCGCCGCCACCGGCGTACGGGCCGACGTCTCGGTCCTGGCCGACCTCGACGCGCTCTACGAGCGGGTCCGCGAGGAGGCCGGACGCGTCGACGTCCTGGTGGCCAACGCGGGTGTCGCCGCGGACGCCTCGCTCGGTGCCCACACCGAGGCGAACGTCGACCTGACGCTCGCCGTCAACATCAAGGGCACGCTGTTCACCGTCCAGAAGGCGCTCCCGCTGCTCACGGAGAACGCCTCCGTCCTCGTCATCGGCTCGAGCAACAGCGCGCGGCCCAACGAGAACCTGGAGGTCTACAGCGCCTCGAAGGCGGCGCTGACCAACCTCGTGCACAACTGGGCCCGCCGGTCGCGGGAACGCCGGTTCCGGGTCAACCTGCTCAGCCCGGGCCCCACGCGGACCCCCGCCCTGCTGGGCGCCGTCGGCGCCGAGGCCGACCGGTTCGCCGAGGCGACGGTGCCGCTGGGCCGGCTGGCCGACCCCGCCGAGATCGCCGAAGCCGCCCTCTTCCTGGCCTCGGACGCCGCGTCGTTCGTCACCGGCGCCGAACTCTTCGCCGACGGCGGCTACACGCGGGCATGA
- a CDS encoding TetR/AcrR family transcriptional regulator, producing the protein MPRPRAFDEREVLARAREQFWATGYAGTRMDDIARATGLGKGSLYGAFGDKGALFHRVFGDWCAAVVEVAEGRLAGGPDAEAMERLSGYVRLMAENTASDTGRRGCLMAKGTAELAQQDPTVAGRSAETMTALLTLLRTEIAAAQRHGDIDGDADPERLAALLLTVVRGIEAVGKAGLDPETVRGVADTALAVLPRPATRKAPATGHAPDREA; encoded by the coding sequence ATGCCGAGACCACGCGCATTCGACGAACGCGAAGTCCTGGCACGGGCCCGGGAGCAGTTCTGGGCGACCGGCTACGCGGGCACGCGGATGGACGACATCGCCAGGGCGACCGGCCTGGGCAAGGGCAGCCTGTACGGCGCGTTCGGCGACAAGGGCGCGCTGTTCCACCGGGTGTTCGGCGACTGGTGCGCCGCCGTCGTCGAGGTGGCCGAGGGGCGGCTGGCGGGCGGCCCGGACGCGGAGGCCATGGAGCGGCTGTCGGGATACGTGCGGCTGATGGCGGAGAACACCGCCTCCGACACCGGGCGCCGAGGGTGCCTGATGGCCAAGGGCACGGCGGAACTGGCCCAGCAGGACCCGACGGTCGCCGGGCGGTCGGCCGAGACGATGACGGCACTGCTGACCCTGCTGCGAACCGAGATCGCCGCCGCCCAGCGCCACGGCGACATCGACGGTGACGCGGACCCGGAGCGGCTGGCGGCACTGCTGCTGACGGTGGTCCGCGGCATCGAGGCGGTGGGCAAGGCCGGCCTGGACCCGGAGACGGTGCGGGGCGTCGCCGACACGGCGCTGGCGGTCCTGCCACGGCCCGCCACGCGGAAAGCCCCCGCGACCGGGCACGCCCCGGACCGCGAGGCCTGA
- the thpR gene encoding RNA 2',3'-cyclic phosphodiesterase: MRLFAAVLPPAEAVEELAAAARAAELRSLPGADALRWTERSGWHFTLAFYGEVDEGTVPELSARLARAAGRAAPFPLALHGAGRFGDRALWAGASGDVAALRLLAGRTEAAGRKARVPGAPGDAGRAYRAHVTLARSGRRATDLRPYVRALETFEGRAWEVRTLSLVRSRLPAAGVPGERPRYETVAHWELSR; this comes from the coding sequence ATGCGACTGTTCGCGGCGGTGCTGCCGCCGGCGGAGGCGGTCGAGGAACTGGCCGCGGCCGCGCGGGCGGCGGAGCTGCGGAGCCTGCCGGGCGCGGACGCGCTGCGCTGGACCGAGCGGTCCGGGTGGCACTTCACGCTGGCGTTCTACGGGGAGGTCGACGAGGGGACCGTGCCGGAGCTGTCCGCCCGGCTGGCCCGGGCCGCCGGCCGCGCCGCCCCCTTCCCGCTCGCCCTGCACGGCGCCGGCCGCTTCGGCGACCGGGCGCTGTGGGCGGGCGCGTCCGGGGACGTGGCCGCGCTGCGGCTGCTGGCCGGGCGGACGGAGGCGGCGGGCCGCAAGGCGCGGGTGCCCGGCGCCCCCGGGGACGCCGGGAGGGCCTACCGGGCGCATGTCACGCTGGCCCGGAGCGGCCGGCGGGCGACCGACCTCCGCCCGTACGTGAGGGCGCTGGAGACCTTCGAGGGCCGCGCCTGGGAGGTGCGCACCCTCAGCCTGGTCCGCAGCCGCCTCCCCGCCGCGGGCGTCCCCGGCGAGCGCCCCCGCTACGAGACGGTGGCCCACTGGGAACTGTCCCGCTGA